One Gigantopelta aegis isolate Gae_Host chromosome 1, Gae_host_genome, whole genome shotgun sequence genomic region harbors:
- the LOC121390304 gene encoding zinc finger protein 534-like — protein MDGPLYLQGPFRPIPLYCPRPPLLEGLSRAYPVPAIAEAGRTALKLGTNAENLGKVSTSALTTFPYSLSLFDHVRRQQTNCFRVFDALPKIHFGPTLSQPTIVLSERQASSVQQSRDIFSLRPPPTAAQNEKVVSAEALPGSVVGQISDPYSSQYGYGRKIFPCSQCRYTTDRRNNLKRHMLTMHQACSKLLECCGILFATKASLREHAMIFHYHGYTCFYCGRRFCRKALLKRHLSVHNGQKDFVCTICDYATSHKSNLERHRKVHSRQEDGRDRESTSATPGDDTRDHSGDENITLDVSSDELSLCSEDDEEINVHTD, from the exons atGGACGGACCTCTATACCTTCAAGGCCCATTCAG GCCGATACCTCTGTACTGTCCTCGACCACCACTGCTTGAAGGGCTCTCGAGAGCCTATCCTGTCCCTGCCATAGCAGAAGCCGGAAGGACTGCCCTCAAACTGGGAACCAACGCGGAGAATCTTGGGAAAGTATCCACTTCCGCTTTAACGACCTTCCCCTACAGTCTGAGCCTGTTCGACCACGTCAGACGACAGCAAACGAACTGTTTCCGTGTTTTTGATGCGCTGCCAAAGATTCATTTCGGACCGACGCTAAGTCAACCAACCATCGTGCTTTCAGAGAGACAGGCTTCTTCTGTTCAGCAGTCCAGAGACATTTTCAGCTTGAGGCCGCCACCGACGGCTGCGCAGAATGAAAAAGTAGTATCCGCGGAAGCACTTCCGGGGTCAGTTGTTGGACAGATATCGGATCCATACTCTTCTCAGTATGGCTACGGACGAAAAATATTCCCTTGTTCGCAGTGCAGGTATACGACGGACAGACGGAACAATTTGAAACGACACATGTTGACAATGCACCAGGCGTGTTCCAAACTTCTCGAGTGCTGTGGAATTCTGTTCGCCACAAAAGCCTCGTTGCGAGAGCACGCCATGATTTTTCATTACCATGGATACACGTGCTTTTACTGTGGCAGGCGATTCTGCCGGAAGGCGTTGCTGAAGCGCCATCTGTCCGTCCACAACGGCCAGAAAGACTTCGTTTGTACGATCTGTGATTACGCCACCAGTCATAAGAGTAACCTCGAGCGTCACCGGAAAGTGCATTCCAGGCAGGAGGATGGGCGGGACAGAGAATCGACGTCAGCGACCCCTGGTGACGACACGAGAGACCACTCGGGCGACGAGAACATAACTCTGGACGTCAGTAGTGACGAACTGTCCCTGTGTTCCGAGGATGACGAAGAAATCAATGTCCATACGGACTGA